A genomic stretch from Bacillota bacterium includes:
- the nagA gene encoding N-acetylglucosamine-6-phosphate deacetylase — protein sequence MTRWAIKAAGVLTPQRSLANYAVIIEDSKIAGLCPASQLPEDLKVIDASELTLAPGYIDIHNHGSVGVRAEEGPEAVHRISEFLPTVGVTSWLPTVRTEAGVKGIVTAKAQGLAGADVAGIHMEGPYLAPKNLPGDEEEPLTVELDQLDRFMEAGEGLLRLVGVAPELPNALAGIRHLADNGVVVAAAHTKISYDEFMAAVDAGLRHVTHTYNVMSRLHHRSPNMVGGALVTDEVTGELISDGYHVHPVAMEILLRCKGVDKVALISDSVTYVGMPDGEYDGLVKKDGILRRKGFDASTDHTMAGSVWPLDYNVANMVRSTSATLQDAVTMATLTPARIVGVAHRKGSIAPGKDADLILLNGDMKPVFTVVGGRIVYHDGSVQVLD from the coding sequence TTGACTAGATGGGCGATCAAAGCAGCAGGGGTATTGACTCCCCAAAGGAGTTTGGCCAATTATGCAGTGATCATTGAGGACAGTAAGATCGCGGGATTGTGTCCCGCCAGCCAATTGCCGGAGGATCTGAAGGTGATCGATGCCTCGGAATTGACCTTGGCTCCAGGGTATATCGACATCCATAACCATGGTTCCGTCGGAGTTAGGGCCGAGGAAGGCCCCGAAGCCGTGCATCGGATCAGCGAATTCCTGCCCACCGTGGGTGTTACCAGCTGGCTGCCGACGGTGAGAACGGAGGCCGGTGTAAAGGGGATTGTTACCGCAAAGGCCCAGGGCCTTGCGGGAGCAGATGTAGCGGGGATCCATATGGAAGGACCCTACTTGGCCCCAAAAAACCTGCCTGGGGATGAGGAGGAGCCCTTGACGGTGGAGCTGGACCAACTGGATCGGTTCATGGAAGCCGGCGAGGGACTGCTGCGCTTGGTGGGAGTGGCTCCAGAACTACCCAATGCCCTGGCGGGAATTCGGCATTTGGCCGACAACGGAGTAGTAGTGGCGGCGGCCCATACCAAGATTAGCTACGATGAATTCATGGCGGCGGTGGATGCTGGGCTTCGCCACGTCACCCATACCTATAACGTAATGAGTCGGTTGCATCATCGCAGCCCCAACATGGTGGGGGGAGCCTTGGTGACCGATGAGGTGACGGGAGAGTTGATTAGCGACGGGTATCACGTCCATCCAGTGGCGATGGAGATTCTCCTTCGCTGCAAGGGCGTCGATAAAGTGGCCTTAATCTCCGATAGCGTTACCTATGTGGGAATGCCCGATGGAGAGTACGACGGCCTGGTGAAAAAGGATGGGATCCTGAGGCGGAAGGGCTTCGATGCCAGCACCGATCACACCATGGCTGGCAGTGTGTGGCCCTTGGATTACAATGTTGCCAATATGGTGCGCTCCACCAGCGCTACTCTACAGGATGCGGTGACGATGGCCACCTTGACTCCCGCCCGGATCGTGGGTGTGGCCCATCGCAAGGGCTCCATCGCACCGGGTAAGGACGCCGATCTGATCCTGCTTAATGGGGATATGAAACCGGTATTCACCGTGGTTGGCGGTAGGATAGTGTACCACGATGGTTCCGTTCAGGTTCTAGATTAG